One Desulfovibrio litoralis DSM 11393 genomic region harbors:
- the secE gene encoding preprotein translocase subunit SecE: MAATKDKDKSHNNSSKTEKSWFESAGEFYRGSVSEIKKVTWPTKPEIKVTTFAVLGFVLFMTVYLGIVDFGLFNLINWIISSLS, translated from the coding sequence ATGGCGGCAACCAAAGATAAAGACAAATCCCACAATAATTCATCTAAGACAGAAAAGTCTTGGTTTGAATCTGCCGGTGAGTTTTATAGAGGCTCAGTGTCTGAAATCAAAAAGGTTACTTGGCCAACTAAGCCGGAGATAAAAGTAACTACTTTCGCCGTACTCGGTTTTGTTCTTTTCATGACCGTGTATCTAGGTATTGTAGACTTTGGATTGTTTAACTTAATAAATTGGATTATCTCGTCCTTAAGTTAG
- the nusG gene encoding transcription termination/antitermination protein NusG: MNDDVQSSPSSRWYIVHTYSGFENRVVQTIREIMRTGQDGGLIEEVVVPVEKVVELVKGAKKTSTRKLYPGYVMVKMVMTDHSWHLVQSIPKVTGFIGGKNRPAPMPESEAMQLLSTMESRQEQPRPKFNFEHGDEVRVIDGPFGGFNGVVEDVNYDKGKLRVSVSIFGRQTPVELDFVQVNKG, encoded by the coding sequence ATGAACGATGATGTCCAAAGCTCACCAAGCTCACGTTGGTATATTGTACACACTTATTCAGGTTTTGAAAACCGAGTTGTGCAGACTATCCGTGAGATAATGCGAACGGGTCAAGATGGCGGACTGATCGAAGAGGTCGTTGTACCTGTCGAGAAAGTCGTTGAGCTTGTTAAGGGTGCGAAAAAGACTTCCACTCGCAAGCTGTATCCAGGCTATGTAATGGTAAAAATGGTTATGACAGACCATTCTTGGCATTTAGTACAAAGCATTCCAAAGGTTACCGGTTTTATTGGTGGAAAAAATCGCCCAGCTCCTATGCCTGAAAGCGAAGCTATGCAATTACTTTCCACTATGGAAAGTCGCCAAGAACAACCACGTCCTAAGTTTAACTTTGAACATGGTGATGAAGTTAGAGTTATTGACGGACCTTTTGGCGGGTTTAACGGAGTTGTCGAAGACGTTAACTATGATAAAGGTAAATTACGCGTAAGCGTTTCTATCTTTGGACGTCAAACCCCCGTTGAGCTTGATTTTGTACAAGTTAATAAAGGCTAA
- the rplJ gene encoding 50S ribosomal protein L10, with translation MNRSEKATIIDAIKSKADKASIAVVTDFKGMPVEEMTRLRVKLREQNGDLCVVKNTLAKLALTDGPHDVIKDNFKENCAVALGSADPVALAKVVTEFVKTSKTLKIRHASLEGQFLSVAQLEALSKLPGRQELLAQVLGTMNAVPTNFVSLFANVIRGMLYALKAIEEKKATNA, from the coding sequence ATGAACAGGTCTGAAAAAGCTACAATTATTGATGCAATTAAGTCAAAAGCCGATAAAGCATCAATCGCTGTAGTGACCGACTTCAAGGGTATGCCGGTGGAAGAAATGACTCGTCTTAGAGTTAAGCTGCGTGAACAAAATGGCGACCTATGTGTCGTTAAAAATACTCTCGCAAAGCTTGCACTCACTGACGGTCCTCATGACGTTATAAAAGACAACTTTAAAGAAAACTGTGCAGTAGCATTAGGATCAGCTGATCCCGTTGCTCTCGCTAAAGTTGTTACTGAGTTTGTAAAAACCAGTAAAACGCTCAAAATCCGCCACGCCAGCCTTGAAGGACAGTTCCTTAGTGTTGCTCAGTTAGAAGCTTTATCCAAGCTTCCGGGCAGACAGGAACTCTTGGCTCAGGTGCTTGGTACAATGAACGCTGTACCAACTAATTTTGTGTCTTTATTTGCAAACGTAATTCGTGGTATGCTCTATGCTTTAAAAGCAATAGAAGAGAAAAAGGCTACCAACGCTTAG
- the rplA gene encoding 50S ribosomal protein L1, whose protein sequence is MPKHGKKYRKAIEGQESLEKLNIEEAVSKAVGSSFVKFDETVDVALCLGVDPKYSDQMVRGACALPHGLGKTVRVAVFCKGDKEAEAKAAGADIAGAEELVAQIKEGNINFDSVIATPDVMALVGQVGRILGPRGLMPNAKTGTVTFDVANAVKEVKAGRVEFKVDKAGVLHAPLGKVSFGSEKILDNLKALLDSVNRLKPSSAKGTYMQKMAVSTTMGPGFKVDPTVIRKFIEG, encoded by the coding sequence ATGCCCAAGCATGGAAAAAAATACCGCAAAGCAATAGAAGGTCAAGAGAGTTTAGAAAAACTTAATATAGAAGAAGCTGTTAGCAAGGCTGTCGGTTCTTCTTTTGTAAAGTTCGATGAAACCGTTGACGTAGCTCTATGTCTCGGGGTTGACCCAAAATATTCAGATCAAATGGTAAGAGGTGCTTGCGCACTACCTCACGGACTCGGAAAAACAGTACGTGTTGCAGTTTTTTGTAAAGGCGATAAAGAAGCAGAAGCGAAAGCCGCCGGTGCTGATATTGCAGGAGCAGAAGAACTTGTTGCCCAAATTAAAGAAGGTAACATCAACTTTGATTCTGTAATAGCAACCCCTGACGTTATGGCTTTAGTTGGTCAAGTTGGTCGTATTTTAGGACCAAGAGGACTTATGCCAAACGCCAAAACAGGAACCGTAACCTTTGATGTTGCTAACGCCGTTAAAGAAGTTAAAGCCGGTCGTGTTGAATTTAAAGTTGATAAAGCCGGCGTTTTACACGCTCCTTTAGGCAAAGTCAGCTTTGGTTCAGAAAAGATTTTAGACAACCTTAAAGCCTTACTTGACTCAGTAAATCGTTTAAAGCCTTCTTCTGCTAAAGGTACTTATATGCAGAAAATGGCTGTTTCAACAACCATGGGACCCGGCTTTAAAGTTGACCCTACTGTGATTCGTAAGTTTATAGAAGGTTAA
- a CDS encoding NAD(P)H-binding protein, with product METNQKHAVTGAFGFSGRYISERLLSKGHEVITLTNSPNRKSPLQGKIKAYPFNFDNLAALTQSLEGVDVVYNTYWVRFNHKRFNHADAVENTLTLFKAAKDAGVKRFVHVSISNASLNSPFEYFQGKAKLEQALENSGLSYAVLQPTVLFGDEDILINNIAWTLRKLPVFPCFGDGSYYIQPIHVDDLADIAVEQGESRTNGVFPAVGPEDFKYKDLVKMIGDEIGCKRAIVPFPPSLAYALSVAIGKIIGDVFITKDEIRSLMDNLLHIPTAERTGSIFLSKWVKENSARLGKHYSNELTRRIDKLKAY from the coding sequence ATGGAGACTAATCAAAAACACGCTGTTACTGGTGCCTTTGGATTTTCAGGACGTTATATCTCTGAACGCCTTTTATCAAAAGGGCATGAAGTTATTACCTTGACAAACTCCCCAAATAGAAAAAGCCCATTGCAGGGAAAAATAAAAGCATACCCTTTTAATTTTGATAATTTAGCGGCATTAACACAATCTTTAGAGGGTGTTGACGTTGTGTATAATACATATTGGGTTAGGTTTAATCATAAAAGATTCAATCATGCAGATGCTGTAGAAAATACGCTTACTCTTTTTAAGGCTGCCAAAGATGCAGGAGTTAAACGTTTTGTGCATGTGAGTATTTCTAATGCGAGTTTGAATTCTCCTTTTGAATATTTTCAAGGAAAAGCCAAACTGGAACAAGCCCTAGAGAACTCCGGGTTAAGTTATGCCGTTTTACAGCCCACGGTGTTATTTGGAGATGAAGATATACTGATTAATAATATTGCGTGGACCTTGCGTAAGTTACCTGTTTTTCCGTGTTTTGGTGATGGTAGCTACTACATTCAGCCTATTCATGTTGATGATCTTGCGGATATTGCGGTAGAACAAGGAGAATCTCGCACTAATGGAGTTTTTCCTGCTGTTGGACCTGAGGATTTTAAATATAAAGATTTAGTAAAAATGATTGGCGACGAGATAGGCTGTAAAAGAGCTATTGTCCCTTTTCCTCCCAGCCTTGCTTATGCATTGTCTGTTGCTATAGGAAAAATAATTGGTGATGTGTTTATTACCAAAGACGAAATAAGAAGCTTGATGGATAACCTTTTGCATATTCCAACAGCAGAACGCACCGGCTCAATCTTTTTATCTAAATGGGTAAAAGAAAACAGTGCCAGATTAGGGAAGCATTATTCCAATGAATTAACGAGAAGAATTGATAAATTAAAGGCTTATTAA
- the rplL gene encoding 50S ribosomal protein L7/L12 produces MSVTKEQVIEFISNMTVLELSELIKELEEKFGVSAAAPAMAMMAAPAAGAGAPAEEEKTEFDVILKASGANKIGVIKVVRALTGLGLKEAKDKVDGAPASIKEAVSKQDAEEAKKQLVEAGAEVEIK; encoded by the coding sequence ATGTCTGTTACTAAAGAACAAGTTATTGAATTTATTTCAAATATGACCGTGTTAGAACTCTCTGAACTTATTAAAGAGTTAGAAGAAAAATTTGGTGTTTCTGCTGCTGCTCCTGCAATGGCAATGATGGCAGCTCCTGCTGCCGGTGCTGGTGCTCCTGCTGAAGAAGAAAAAACAGAATTTGATGTTATTCTTAAAGCTTCAGGCGCTAACAAAATCGGCGTTATCAAAGTTGTTCGTGCTCTTACAGGTCTTGGACTTAAAGAAGCAAAAGACAAAGTTGACGGTGCTCCTGCTTCTATTAAAGAAGCTGTATCTAAACAAGATGCAGAAGAAGCCAAAAAACAGCTCGTTGAAGCTGGCGCTGAAGTTGAAATTAAGTAA
- the rpmG gene encoding 50S ribosomal protein L33, with amino-acid sequence MRVNILLACTECKRRNYATSKNKKNTTGRLELKKFCPWDNKVTVHRETK; translated from the coding sequence ATGCGAGTTAATATTCTGCTTGCCTGCACTGAGTGTAAGCGTCGTAACTATGCTACTTCTAAAAACAAGAAAAATACTACAGGTCGTCTTGAACTGAAAAAGTTTTGTCCTTGGGATAATAAAGTTACAGTTCACAGAGAGACTAAGTAG
- the rplK gene encoding 50S ribosomal protein L11 codes for MAKKEVAKIKLQIPGGIANPSPPVGPALGQHGLNIMEFCKAFNAKTADQKGVITPVVITVYHDRSFSFITKTPPASVLLAKAAKLEKGSGEPNRNKVGSITEKQLEEIAALKLPDLTAKDLDAAKKSILGTARSMGIEVK; via the coding sequence ATGGCTAAGAAAGAAGTTGCCAAAATAAAACTTCAAATTCCGGGCGGAATAGCTAACCCTTCGCCGCCGGTAGGTCCAGCGCTTGGTCAGCATGGTCTTAATATTATGGAGTTTTGTAAGGCGTTTAATGCTAAAACAGCTGATCAAAAAGGTGTTATTACCCCTGTTGTAATCACTGTTTACCATGACCGTTCTTTTAGCTTTATTACCAAAACCCCTCCTGCGTCTGTTTTACTTGCTAAAGCAGCTAAGTTGGAAAAAGGTTCAGGCGAACCTAACCGTAATAAAGTTGGTAGCATTACCGAAAAACAGCTTGAGGAAATAGCAGCTCTTAAATTACCCGATCTTACTGCAAAAGATCTTGATGCTGCTAAAAAATCCATACTCGGCACAGCCAGAAGTATGGGTATTGAAGTTAAATAG